In one Deinococcus sp. Leaf326 genomic region, the following are encoded:
- a CDS encoding macro domain-containing protein yields the protein MTPRLTVIQGDATRPAGPGPKVIVHVCNDVGAWGRGFVLALGSQYPAARQQYRAWAQGRDPLPFALGQVQFVTVHPDLHVANLIGQHGIARKDRTRQEPPIRYDAVREGLGRVRDFAQRHQASIHMPRIGTGLAGGEWTVIQDLIADELLSAGLRVTVYDLPTTPL from the coding sequence GTGACCCCCCGCCTGACGGTCATCCAGGGGGACGCCACCCGACCAGCGGGTCCAGGCCCGAAGGTCATCGTCCACGTCTGCAATGACGTGGGCGCCTGGGGCCGGGGCTTCGTGCTCGCTCTGGGCAGCCAGTATCCCGCCGCCCGGCAGCAGTACCGCGCCTGGGCCCAGGGGCGTGACCCCCTGCCCTTTGCCCTGGGACAAGTCCAGTTCGTGACCGTCCATCCGGACCTGCACGTCGCCAACCTCATCGGACAGCACGGCATCGCCCGGAAGGACCGCACCCGACAAGAGCCCCCCATCCGCTATGACGCCGTCCGGGAAGGCCTGGGGCGGGTCCGCGACTTTGCCCAGCGCCACCAGGCCAGCATCCACATGCCCCGTATCGGGACCGGCCTCGCCGGGGGGGAGTGGACGGTCATCCAGGACTTGATCGCCGACGAACTCCTCTCCGCTGGACTCCGCGTCACGGTGTACGACCTCCCGACGACACCCCTCTAA
- a CDS encoding AAA family ATPase encodes MTTPQEYAAILERLPEEIRAIVKDDLPLLDEIIIDRYSLLSVRLADMRITYPLHIDDRTFDQIDALMQQGVPGGWRSDGRIGIPGTLHRLSRETNVSQLTSMITVRVGRALMGVAEPLRDVLYDAVTHEYGIAIIGPPAAGKTTLLRDIARILAERLGSGLVIIDTSNEIAGDSDHKHPIVGAARRVPVGNPLWQGEKFARAIGNMGPKALLSDEIGYRDDIPVIAMNAPRGVSVTATLHGKNMRRVAHSQNLWPILGIQNGVKTEPAVFKVAIEVPRRGFFRVHQDFDASLERLLAGEEPTEGIREIHA; translated from the coding sequence ATGACGACCCCCCAGGAGTACGCCGCCATCCTGGAGCGCCTGCCCGAAGAGATCCGCGCCATTGTCAAAGACGACCTGCCCCTGCTCGACGAGATCATCATCGACCGCTACAGCCTCCTGAGCGTCCGTCTCGCCGACATGCGCATCACCTATCCCCTGCACATCGACGACCGCACCTTCGATCAGATCGATGCCCTCATGCAACAGGGCGTCCCTGGCGGCTGGCGCAGCGACGGCCGCATCGGCATCCCCGGCACGCTCCACCGCCTCAGCCGTGAGACCAACGTCTCCCAGCTCACCAGCATGATCACTGTCCGCGTCGGCCGCGCGCTCATGGGCGTTGCTGAGCCCCTGCGTGACGTGCTCTACGACGCCGTGACCCATGAGTACGGCATTGCCATCATCGGGCCACCCGCTGCCGGCAAGACCACCCTCCTGCGCGACATCGCCCGCATCCTCGCCGAGCGCCTAGGCTCCGGCCTGGTCATCATCGACACCAGTAATGAGATTGCCGGTGACAGCGACCACAAGCACCCCATCGTCGGCGCCGCCCGGCGCGTTCCCGTGGGCAACCCCCTGTGGCAGGGCGAGAAGTTCGCCCGCGCGATCGGCAACATGGGTCCCAAAGCCCTCCTGAGTGACGAGATCGGCTACCGCGACGACATCCCCGTCATCGCCATGAACGCCCCCCGCGGCGTCAGCGTGACCGCCACCCTCCACGGCAAGAACATGCGCCGGGTTGCTCACAGCCAGAACCTCTGGCCCATCCTCGGTATCCAGAACGGCGTCAAGACCGAGCCCGCCGTGTTCAAGGTCGCCATCGAGGTCCCCCGCCGGGGCTTCTTCCGGGTTCATCAGGACTTCGACGCCAGTCTGGAACGTCTACTGGCTGGGGAAGAACCCACCGAAGGCATCCGAGAGATCCACGCCTGA
- a CDS encoding type IV secretory system conjugative DNA transfer family protein, with translation MTKSPPIAGSVGQANGTRQVPIGWLFLFLLTLTVPLWGLVTSSSTILDLMLAKGWGRAMGAQDSLGLLAQCLISNACSGVLQKGVLEIFPHLTWIAPGLGLVVYALKSKPRTFAVRDPGTAWWAQSGDKGLKQYMGDDPKRATNRLHGYLGHLMSVERTGEINYRNTIPLYVRMEALAENVLILGGVGAGKTRGYFRPLLMLAAHLGFHVIVFDLKYPQTDSGFFDMVGYWKKAGKRVMMFTPFSDNTQRLPLLDSVEDYASALSMATTIMPPPEYGAEPGKHYRDRDRGVLAAFLLWVARSDDPSFGQLLLMAQYTPEEMQNWFDKETKINKKGEVVQNLKGVFGQGKQEVAAVLQGIKNALRIFFNPKVARATTSKEGENMDIRAAFRGVTTMIYVGIQQEYMMEGDGVVLLQLTKRYIDKQLQREAEFQGGRLRKHVAYVMDEFPSFGQLPYMMRSLGVLRSYNVSHHIGVQNLKQLAVVYGTDYSQALTTNVIGRKIFFPLAVEDEEREIFSKYLGMTTVYDISETDSRRAFLGSSMDETTRQGVSYRKVAVPLLPPEQFPHFRPMEAIVKGRGVNPVRVFMPAIEDEFLDGDDIPGGIKNGLFMLYQLCNPERLDMGDYTQELVRSGALGTAQGRAEDEIELTQKGKVFQEWLLLCLEANVPMRFSGPERRLYLNITDLEPEHLPKAFIEGNYMRGWTAKPTSDQIRITSSGLDVLDDEVRGRLERRATFGVLEYWLETNKELVEGTEARASVPEESRREAQAILKIEEGEVWIRRLVCRELFGKAPRVLFRRVGTVRFVLIDLKDPEAFLDLLAQAEDEDDDQEEGDGKAAAPTVDQQQAPLPFKAPHKVPETPGWIHDEVEAMDGEIKRVEDGQSEL, from the coding sequence CGATGGGGGCGCAGGACTCGCTCGGTCTCCTGGCGCAGTGCCTGATCTCCAATGCGTGTAGTGGCGTGCTCCAGAAGGGGGTGCTAGAGATCTTCCCGCACCTCACCTGGATTGCGCCGGGTCTCGGGTTGGTCGTGTATGCCCTGAAGTCCAAGCCGCGGACGTTCGCGGTGCGCGACCCAGGGACGGCCTGGTGGGCTCAGTCTGGAGATAAGGGCCTCAAGCAGTACATGGGCGATGACCCTAAGCGGGCGACGAATCGCCTACACGGGTACCTGGGGCACCTGATGAGTGTCGAGCGGACGGGGGAAATCAACTACCGCAACACCATTCCCTTGTACGTCCGAATGGAGGCCCTGGCCGAGAACGTGTTAATCCTTGGCGGGGTAGGCGCTGGCAAGACGCGTGGGTACTTCCGGCCGCTGCTGATGCTGGCAGCGCACCTGGGGTTCCACGTCATCGTGTTCGACTTGAAGTACCCGCAGACGGACTCGGGGTTCTTCGACATGGTGGGCTACTGGAAGAAGGCGGGGAAGCGCGTGATGATGTTCACGCCCTTCTCGGACAACACGCAGCGCCTGCCCCTACTGGATTCGGTGGAGGATTACGCGTCGGCGTTGAGCATGGCGACGACGATCATGCCCCCGCCGGAGTACGGCGCCGAACCCGGCAAGCACTACCGGGACCGCGACCGTGGGGTGCTGGCGGCGTTCCTGCTGTGGGTGGCCCGGAGTGATGACCCGAGCTTTGGGCAGCTTCTGTTGATGGCCCAATACACGCCTGAAGAAATGCAGAATTGGTTTGATAAAGAGACAAAAATTAATAAAAAGGGCGAAGTCGTTCAAAATCTTAAAGGCGTTTTTGGGCAAGGAAAGCAAGAGGTTGCTGCGGTGCTGCAGGGGATTAAAAACGCACTACGTATTTTCTTCAATCCCAAGGTGGCCCGTGCGACGACGAGCAAAGAAGGCGAGAACATGGATATCCGGGCGGCCTTCCGGGGCGTGACGACCATGATCTACGTCGGCATTCAGCAGGAATACATGATGGAAGGCGACGGCGTGGTGCTCTTGCAACTCACCAAGCGTTACATCGACAAGCAGCTGCAGCGGGAAGCCGAGTTCCAGGGAGGCCGACTGAGGAAGCACGTGGCCTATGTCATGGACGAGTTTCCGTCCTTCGGGCAGCTGCCGTACATGATGCGGTCCCTCGGGGTACTGCGAAGCTACAACGTGTCCCACCACATTGGGGTACAGAACCTCAAGCAGCTCGCGGTGGTGTACGGGACGGATTACTCGCAGGCGCTGACGACGAACGTGATCGGGCGCAAGATCTTCTTCCCCCTGGCGGTCGAGGACGAGGAGCGGGAAATCTTCTCGAAGTACCTGGGGATGACGACCGTGTACGACATCTCGGAGACGGACTCGCGGCGGGCGTTCCTGGGCAGCTCGATGGACGAGACGACCCGGCAGGGCGTGAGCTACCGGAAGGTGGCGGTGCCGCTGTTGCCGCCGGAGCAGTTCCCGCACTTCCGGCCGATGGAGGCCATCGTGAAAGGGCGTGGGGTGAACCCAGTGCGGGTGTTCATGCCAGCGATTGAGGACGAGTTTCTAGATGGAGATGACATCCCAGGAGGGATTAAAAATGGGTTGTTCATGTTGTACCAGTTGTGTAATCCAGAACGGTTGGACATGGGGGACTACACTCAGGAGTTGGTACGTTCCGGGGCCTTGGGGACGGCACAAGGCCGAGCCGAAGATGAGATCGAACTGACGCAGAAAGGGAAGGTATTTCAGGAGTGGCTGTTGCTCTGTCTGGAAGCAAATGTCCCCATGAGGTTTTCGGGGCCTGAGCGCCGGTTGTATCTGAATATCACTGATCTCGAGCCGGAGCATTTGCCGAAAGCGTTTATTGAAGGCAATTACATGCGGGGTTGGACGGCAAAACCAACTAGTGATCAGATCAGAATTACGTCGAGTGGTTTAGATGTTCTGGACGATGAAGTGCGGGGACGCCTAGAGAGACGTGCGACGTTTGGTGTTCTGGAATATTGGTTGGAAACAAACAAAGAGCTGGTGGAAGGTACGGAGGCTCGTGCCAGTGTTCCTGAGGAGAGTCGTCGTGAGGCTCAGGCCATCTTGAAGATTGAAGAGGGCGAGGTCTGGATCCGGCGTCTGGTATGTCGAGAGTTGTTTGGGAAGGCACCCAGGGTGCTCTTTCGGCGGGTGGGTACGGTGCGCTTCGTGTTGATTGATCTGAAAGACCCCGAAGCCTTCCTGGATCTCCTTGCCCAGGCGGAGGACGAGGACGACGATCAGGAGGAAGGGGACGGCAAGGCAGCAGCGCCCACTGTGGACCAGCAGCAGGCGCCTTTGCCCTTCAAAGCCCCTCATAAGGTTCCCGAGACACCTGGGTGGATCCACGATGAAGTGGAGGCGATGGATGGAGAGATCAAGCGGGTTGAGGACGGGCAAAGTGAGCTCTAG